A single region of the Solwaraspora sp. WMMD406 genome encodes:
- a CDS encoding extracellular solute-binding protein — MSEPYSRRSFLSGVLATGTLSAVAIYLGGGRALPDVELRLVTGQDGTGARDLLIAIWNEANPRTTVRAEVIPSGSGDERQVMLESAVRGEADVVNLDIIDVPEFAAAELITPVSPGGSQLIDPLDAISRVPGESGTYWAVPFNTDVGMLFTRTVDEASEPPEGLADLLTTVPDGSRQFVGQLRPTVSTFFEGFVVNVIEHAVAQRPGVLAPVGDTAVVAESDRVSRDVELWRSALTPLKEAIATGRILTAGSEAESLAQFVAPGSPGRYMRNWPVRYRELQQLDNPDVRAGRIRVDPLDVGVLGGQSLAVVASSPHAERARDFITFATGDVAQRILAAHGLPPTAIIAYNDVNLRASIPHLMNVRAAVERALPRPAHPNYRAFSNVVKNHVERFLYNDENLSDRFIEEISTALT, encoded by the coding sequence ATGTCGGAGCCGTACTCCCGGCGTTCGTTCCTCAGCGGTGTGTTGGCCACCGGGACCCTCAGCGCCGTCGCCATTTATCTCGGCGGTGGCCGGGCCCTGCCCGACGTCGAGCTGCGGCTGGTCACCGGTCAGGACGGCACCGGTGCCCGCGATCTGTTGATCGCCATCTGGAACGAGGCCAATCCGCGCACCACCGTGCGTGCCGAGGTGATCCCCAGCGGGTCCGGTGACGAACGCCAGGTGATGTTGGAAAGCGCGGTCCGAGGTGAAGCCGATGTCGTCAACTTGGACATCATCGACGTGCCGGAGTTCGCCGCCGCCGAGCTGATCACGCCGGTGTCACCGGGTGGTAGTCAGCTGATCGACCCACTCGACGCGATCAGCCGGGTCCCCGGCGAAAGCGGAACATACTGGGCGGTGCCCTTCAACACCGACGTGGGCATGCTCTTCACCCGGACCGTCGACGAAGCGTCGGAGCCACCCGAGGGCCTGGCCGACCTGCTGACCACCGTTCCCGACGGATCACGACAGTTCGTTGGCCAGTTGCGGCCCACGGTGTCGACGTTCTTCGAGGGATTCGTCGTCAACGTGATCGAACACGCGGTCGCACAGCGGCCGGGAGTGCTGGCCCCGGTGGGGGACACCGCCGTCGTCGCCGAATCCGACCGAGTCTCCCGGGACGTCGAACTGTGGCGCAGCGCGCTCACCCCGCTGAAGGAGGCGATCGCCACCGGTCGAATCCTCACCGCCGGCAGCGAAGCCGAGAGCCTGGCCCAGTTCGTCGCTCCCGGCTCACCCGGCCGGTACATGCGCAACTGGCCGGTCAGGTATCGCGAGCTGCAGCAACTCGACAACCCGGACGTACGGGCGGGGCGGATCCGGGTCGATCCACTCGACGTCGGCGTGCTCGGCGGTCAGAGCCTGGCGGTGGTGGCGTCGTCGCCGCACGCCGAGCGGGCCCGTGACTTCATCACCTTCGCCACCGGCGACGTGGCGCAGCGGATCCTCGCGGCGCACGGACTGCCGCCGACGGCGATCATCGCCTACAACGACGTCAACCTGCGGGCATCGATCCCGCACCTGATGAACGTCCGGGCCGCCGTGGAGCGGGCTCTGCCGCGACCGGCCCACCCTAACTACCGGGCCTTCTCCAATGTGGTGAAGAACCACGTCGAACGGTTTCTGTACAACGACGAGAACCTGTCCGACCGGTTCATCGAGGAGATCTCGACAGCGTTGACCTGA
- a CDS encoding DsbA family oxidoreductase, whose amino-acid sequence MTAETSTTAKVRIHVWSDVICPWCFIGKRRLDTALRGFAHADEVEVRWHSFQLDPHHPQGVRQPVFEMLAEKTGAPPAQVRAMTRQVTELAAAEGLTYALDRAVAVNTRDAHRLTQLAARYGLDGPMHERLMRAHLVEGSLVDDPSTLVRLATEVGLDRDATTRVLSSDEYAADVAADIRAARRVGATGVPYFVINDQWGVSGAQPAETFASALRTAYTAAS is encoded by the coding sequence GTGACAGCGGAGACGTCGACCACCGCCAAGGTACGGATCCACGTCTGGTCCGACGTCATCTGCCCCTGGTGTTTCATCGGCAAGCGGCGACTGGACACAGCGCTGCGCGGCTTCGCCCACGCCGACGAGGTCGAGGTGCGCTGGCACAGCTTCCAGCTCGATCCCCACCACCCGCAGGGTGTCCGCCAGCCGGTGTTCGAGATGCTCGCGGAGAAGACCGGCGCGCCGCCGGCCCAGGTACGGGCGATGACCCGGCAGGTGACCGAGCTGGCGGCGGCCGAAGGGCTGACGTACGCGTTGGATCGGGCGGTGGCGGTCAACACGCGCGACGCCCACCGGTTGACCCAGTTGGCGGCCCGGTACGGGCTCGACGGTCCGATGCACGAACGGCTGATGCGTGCCCATCTGGTCGAGGGCTCACTGGTTGACGACCCGTCGACCCTGGTCCGGCTCGCCACCGAGGTCGGGCTCGATCGGGACGCGACGACCCGGGTGCTTTCCAGTGACGAGTACGCCGCCGACGTGGCGGCCGACATCCGGGCGGCACGGCGTGTCGGCGCGACCGGGGTGCCGTACTTCGTGATCAACGACCAGTGGGGCGTCTCCGGGGCGCAGCCGGCCGAGACGTTCGCGTCGGCGCTGCGGACCGCGTACACCGCCGCCAGCTGA
- a CDS encoding LuxR C-terminal-related transcriptional regulator, whose protein sequence is METARTITSVARPEATTGADPDLVGAVRLRPDARVLQLDRYGRVVRVSAGLTRWLGWSGTQLAGRPFELVLHPDRRAWFRQRFSVLLTDAHPHFVGAAEVTTVDGRLAASHVTAVAVRAVEPAAEAVLVLLTPDTRVRRPQLTEVGARVLEGLAGGASTAELAASLHLSRKGVEYHVTALLRQARVTNRTALVAWAYHCGVLVPGAWPPRLAPEAREHLRPRARAGATDTTAEPSANRSVSGPGTCRAGARRI, encoded by the coding sequence GTGGAGACTGCCCGTACGATCACCAGCGTTGCCCGTCCGGAGGCCACCACCGGTGCCGACCCAGATCTGGTCGGCGCGGTCCGGTTACGACCCGATGCCCGCGTCCTGCAGCTCGACCGCTACGGACGGGTCGTCCGGGTCTCCGCCGGGTTGACCCGTTGGCTCGGCTGGTCCGGCACGCAACTGGCCGGGCGTCCCTTCGAGCTGGTCCTGCACCCCGACCGGCGGGCCTGGTTCCGGCAGCGCTTCAGCGTCCTGCTGACCGACGCCCATCCACACTTCGTCGGCGCCGCCGAGGTGACCACCGTCGATGGCAGGCTGGCCGCCAGCCACGTCACGGCGGTCGCCGTACGCGCGGTGGAACCGGCGGCCGAGGCCGTGCTGGTGCTTCTGACCCCGGACACCCGAGTACGCCGGCCGCAGCTCACCGAGGTCGGCGCCCGGGTGCTGGAAGGGCTGGCCGGGGGAGCGTCGACCGCTGAACTCGCCGCCAGCCTGCACCTGAGCCGCAAAGGGGTGGAATATCACGTCACCGCGCTGCTGCGGCAGGCCCGGGTGACCAACCGTACGGCGCTGGTCGCCTGGGCATACCACTGCGGGGTGCTGGTCCCGGGCGCGTGGCCGCCACGGCTCGCGCCGGAGGCCCGCGAACATCTCCGCCCGCGAGCCCGGGCCGGTGCCACCGACACCACGGCGGAGCCGAGCGCTAACCGGTCGGTTTCCGGGCCGGGGACCTGCCGGGCCGGCGCTCGCCGGATCTGA
- a CDS encoding FAD-binding monooxygenase — protein sequence MSGQAGGHAVVLGASMAGLLAARVLSDSYRQVTIVDRDELPDSVGQRRSVPQGRHLHALLARGGQLLDDLFPGLTAEVRAAGVPSGDLLGGIRWLLSGHRIRQVDIGQPVLFPSRPLLEGHVRDRVRKLTGVTLLGGLAIAGLTTSSRGDRVTGVRVRAADGTESAIEADLTVDATGRGSRTPLWLGQVGYPPPETDRIHVDVGYASRSYRLPPGALGSDRLVLQNWTPDSPYGAGVAEQEGGRHIVTLAGILGHHPPTDPAGFAAFAANLPFPDIYQAFRDGEPLGDPVAFRYPANVRHRYERLARFPSGLLVIGDAVCSFNPIYGQGMTVSALQADALRRLLATGGTPSWRRYFRAVAAVVDVPWGIATGADLAFPGVVGRRTAKVRLTNAYLPRLHAAAVHDPTLAEAFVRVTGLLDPPVGLLRPDRVLRVWRGWAAGRRQVRSGERRPGRSPARKPTG from the coding sequence ATGAGCGGTCAAGCCGGCGGACACGCCGTGGTGCTCGGAGCCAGCATGGCCGGCCTCCTGGCCGCCCGGGTCCTCAGCGACAGCTACCGACAGGTGACCATCGTCGACCGGGACGAGCTGCCGGACTCCGTCGGGCAGCGACGCAGCGTTCCGCAGGGGCGACACCTGCACGCGCTGCTCGCCCGGGGCGGCCAGCTTCTCGACGACCTGTTCCCTGGCCTGACAGCCGAGGTCCGGGCGGCCGGCGTCCCCAGTGGCGACCTACTCGGCGGAATCCGCTGGTTGCTGTCCGGACATCGGATCCGCCAGGTCGACATCGGCCAACCGGTGCTGTTCCCCAGCCGGCCGTTGCTCGAAGGCCACGTCCGGGACCGGGTCCGCAAGCTCACCGGGGTCACCCTCCTGGGCGGGCTCGCGATCGCCGGCCTGACCACGTCGTCCCGGGGCGATCGGGTCACCGGGGTACGGGTCCGGGCCGCCGACGGCACCGAGTCGGCGATCGAGGCGGACCTGACCGTCGACGCCACCGGCCGGGGCTCGCGTACGCCACTCTGGCTCGGTCAGGTCGGTTACCCGCCGCCCGAAACCGACCGGATCCACGTCGACGTGGGTTATGCCTCACGGTCCTACCGGTTGCCACCGGGCGCGCTCGGCTCCGACCGGCTCGTCCTGCAGAACTGGACCCCCGACAGTCCGTACGGTGCCGGGGTCGCCGAGCAGGAAGGCGGGCGGCACATCGTCACCCTGGCCGGCATCCTGGGCCATCATCCGCCGACCGATCCCGCTGGCTTCGCCGCCTTCGCCGCCAACCTGCCCTTCCCCGACATCTACCAGGCGTTCCGGGACGGCGAACCGCTCGGCGATCCGGTCGCCTTCCGCTATCCGGCGAACGTGCGGCACCGCTACGAGCGGCTGGCCCGGTTCCCGTCTGGTCTGCTGGTGATCGGCGACGCGGTCTGCTCGTTCAATCCGATCTACGGCCAGGGTATGACGGTGTCGGCGTTGCAGGCCGACGCGCTGCGCCGGCTGCTGGCCACCGGCGGTACGCCGTCCTGGCGGCGCTACTTCCGGGCGGTGGCGGCGGTGGTCGACGTACCGTGGGGCATCGCCACCGGCGCCGACCTGGCCTTTCCCGGCGTCGTCGGGCGTCGGACCGCGAAGGTCCGGCTCACCAACGCCTATCTGCCCCGATTGCACGCGGCGGCGGTACACGACCCGACGCTGGCGGAGGCGTTCGTCCGGGTGACCGGGTTGCTCGATCCGCCGGTGGGCCTGCTACGACCCGACCGGGTGCTGCGGGTGTGGCGGGGCTGGGCGGCCGGCCGCCGGCAGGTCAGATCCGGCGAGCGCCGGCCCGGCAGGTCCCCGGCCCGGAAACCGACCGGTTAG
- a CDS encoding ATP-binding domain-containing protein: MADMSAEIAAEQEHFDAAAAERDRRRTALGTLADSGADKAAAARLRQHATALARRLDDADDAVAFGRIDDDSGAALYLGRHLISVGGGADPLVVNWQAPAAARYFTASPDDPQGLVRKRSYQCTGNTIERLDDVLFAEIAAGVAGAGEAGAGEAGAGEAGAGEAGAAGVDAQLLAELARGRTGTMRDIVATIQAAQYELIRSPMDQLLVVEGGPGTGKTAIALHRVSWLLFQHPDLAADDVLVVGPHPTFMRYISQVLPGLGDAEVELRDISRLAPTVRRGRAEPAAVARLKGDARMAGLLDRALRSRIGAPDPAERLLLGGRFVTLPGEQVQTALTAAAAADLPYSGRRQVFRDRLTDLVHDRAGVDPRGEPALANLVERLWPQQNPAAFLRGLLASRPRLRAAATQGAAATRDAAGDALPGTDDAGFTADELALLHRRGADRISEEVWSAADLPLLDELDHLIDGAPQRRYGHVVVDEAQDLSPMQLRAVARRSRTGSCTVLGDLAQSTGAWARDSWDEVTRYLPATHPVRVAPLRYGYRVPRQAYQFAAQLLPVAAPAVIPPEVVRDGPAEPGVHRVGLTERAGRVVAVATAHADRGAFVGIVCPPRCRREVEAALADNEVAWSSAQQGDLGSAINLVSPAEAKGLEFDAVVVVEPEQIVADDDRGHRMLYVALTRTTGHLDVVCVGDPMPLAAPRPTVAGAAGDQPEFTDRVARQLAEHLAGQLRAGAPAAHWARVLDEVRRQLDS; this comes from the coding sequence ATGGCCGACATGTCTGCGGAGATCGCCGCCGAGCAGGAGCATTTCGATGCCGCCGCCGCCGAGCGGGACCGCCGACGTACCGCGCTCGGCACGCTTGCCGACAGCGGCGCCGACAAGGCGGCGGCGGCCCGACTACGCCAGCACGCCACGGCGCTGGCCCGGCGGCTCGACGACGCCGACGACGCGGTCGCGTTCGGCCGCATCGACGACGACTCCGGCGCGGCGCTGTACCTCGGCCGGCACCTGATCAGCGTCGGCGGCGGCGCGGACCCGCTGGTGGTGAATTGGCAGGCCCCGGCCGCCGCCCGCTACTTCACGGCCAGCCCGGACGACCCACAGGGCCTGGTCCGCAAACGCAGCTACCAGTGCACCGGCAACACCATCGAGCGCCTCGACGACGTGCTGTTCGCCGAGATCGCCGCCGGGGTGGCTGGCGCGGGGGAGGCTGGCGCGGGGGAGGCTGGCGCGGGGGAGGCTGGCGCGGGGGAGGCTGGCGCCGCCGGGGTCGACGCCCAGCTGCTCGCCGAGTTGGCCCGGGGCCGTACCGGGACGATGCGCGACATTGTCGCCACCATCCAGGCCGCCCAGTACGAGCTGATCCGCTCCCCAATGGACCAGCTGCTCGTCGTCGAGGGCGGACCCGGCACCGGCAAGACCGCGATCGCCCTGCACCGGGTTTCCTGGCTGCTGTTCCAGCACCCCGACCTGGCCGCCGACGACGTGCTGGTGGTCGGGCCGCATCCGACGTTCATGCGCTACATCAGCCAGGTGCTGCCCGGTCTCGGCGACGCCGAGGTCGAGCTGCGCGACATCAGCCGGCTCGCCCCGACGGTACGGCGGGGCCGGGCCGAACCGGCGGCGGTGGCCCGGCTCAAAGGGGACGCCCGGATGGCCGGGTTGCTCGACCGGGCCCTGCGCAGCCGGATCGGCGCCCCGGATCCGGCGGAGCGGCTGCTGCTCGGCGGCCGGTTCGTCACCCTGCCGGGCGAGCAGGTGCAGACGGCGTTGACCGCCGCCGCAGCGGCCGACCTGCCGTACAGCGGTCGCCGGCAGGTGTTCCGGGACCGGCTCACCGACCTGGTCCACGACCGGGCCGGGGTCGACCCGCGCGGCGAACCGGCGCTGGCCAACCTGGTCGAGCGGCTCTGGCCGCAGCAGAACCCGGCGGCGTTCCTGCGTGGTCTGCTCGCCTCCCGTCCCCGGCTGCGGGCCGCCGCCACGCAGGGAGCCGCTGCCACGCGGGATGCCGCCGGTGACGCCCTGCCCGGCACCGACGACGCCGGGTTCACCGCCGACGAGCTGGCCCTGTTGCACCGCCGGGGCGCCGACCGGATCTCCGAGGAGGTCTGGTCCGCCGCCGACCTGCCGCTGCTCGACGAATTGGACCACCTCATCGACGGGGCACCACAGCGCAGGTACGGGCACGTGGTCGTCGACGAGGCACAGGACCTGTCGCCGATGCAGCTGCGCGCGGTGGCCCGGCGCAGCCGTACCGGGTCGTGCACGGTGCTCGGCGACCTAGCCCAGTCCACTGGGGCCTGGGCCCGGGACAGCTGGGACGAAGTGACCCGGTACCTGCCGGCGACGCACCCGGTACGGGTCGCCCCGCTGCGGTACGGCTACCGGGTGCCCCGGCAGGCGTACCAGTTCGCCGCCCAGCTGTTGCCGGTCGCCGCGCCGGCAGTGATCCCGCCGGAGGTGGTCCGCGACGGACCGGCCGAGCCCGGCGTACACCGGGTCGGGCTGACCGAACGGGCCGGCCGGGTCGTCGCCGTCGCCACGGCGCACGCCGACCGAGGCGCGTTCGTCGGCATCGTCTGCCCGCCGCGCTGCCGCCGGGAGGTGGAGGCGGCCCTGGCCGACAACGAGGTGGCCTGGAGCAGTGCCCAGCAAGGTGACCTCGGGTCGGCGATCAACCTGGTCAGCCCGGCCGAGGCCAAAGGGCTGGAGTTCGACGCCGTGGTGGTCGTCGAGCCGGAGCAGATCGTCGCCGACGACGACCGTGGCCACCGGATGCTGTACGTCGCGTTGACCCGTACCACCGGGCATCTTGACGTGGTGTGCGTCGGTGACCCGATGCCGTTGGCGGCACCGCGCCCGACCGTGGCTGGTGCCGCCGGCGACCAGCCCGAGTTCACCGATCGGGTCGCCCGCCAGCTCGCCGAGCATCTCGCCGGTCAGCTGCGCGCGGGCGCGCCGGCCGCGCACTGGGCGCGGGTCCTCGACGAGGTACGCCGCCAGTTGGACAGCTGA
- a CDS encoding ParA family protein, translating to MTVVSVINYKGGVGKTTLTANIGAELAYRGHQVLMIDLDPQASLTFSFVEPTGWERELADERTILQWFGDVLEGGGAAPLDRYVFTPPTVNEVIGQAGEGRLDLVPSHLMLTDADLDFAASLGGSRFQHGSPRFLALHRALADALAAPAFAGYQVILVDCPPNFTMVTRTGIVASDHILIPARPDYLSTLGIDYLRKKVSELVTDYNRVAAGKADQISPEILGIVFTMVQYTGHGPLLALRNFIGHPATIEIPRFQQMIRDSKTVFAAAGEQGLPAVLMPDANINVQYELQQLTSEFLAKIRP from the coding sequence ATGACCGTGGTGTCCGTCATCAACTACAAAGGGGGCGTCGGCAAGACCACCCTCACCGCCAACATCGGTGCCGAGCTGGCGTACCGGGGACACCAGGTCCTGATGATCGATCTGGACCCGCAGGCGAGCCTCACGTTCTCCTTCGTCGAACCGACCGGGTGGGAACGGGAGCTGGCTGACGAACGGACCATCCTGCAGTGGTTCGGCGACGTGCTCGAGGGCGGTGGTGCCGCACCCCTGGACCGGTACGTGTTCACCCCGCCGACCGTCAACGAGGTGATCGGCCAGGCCGGTGAGGGCCGCCTCGACCTGGTGCCGTCCCATCTGATGCTCACCGATGCCGATCTGGACTTCGCGGCCAGTCTCGGCGGATCCCGGTTCCAACACGGCAGTCCGCGTTTCCTCGCGTTGCACCGGGCGCTCGCCGACGCACTGGCCGCACCGGCCTTCGCCGGATATCAGGTGATCCTGGTCGACTGTCCCCCGAACTTCACCATGGTGACCCGGACCGGAATCGTCGCCAGCGACCACATCCTGATCCCTGCCCGGCCCGACTACCTTTCCACCCTCGGCATCGACTACCTGCGCAAAAAGGTCTCCGAGCTGGTCACCGACTACAACCGGGTCGCCGCCGGCAAAGCCGACCAGATCAGCCCGGAGATCCTCGGCATCGTGTTCACGATGGTGCAGTACACCGGGCACGGGCCGCTACTGGCGCTGCGAAACTTCATCGGCCATCCCGCCACCATCGAGATCCCGCGCTTCCAACAGATGATCCGGGACAGCAAGACCGTGTTCGCCGCCGCCGGCGAGCAGGGACTACCTGCGGTGCTGATGCCGGATGCGAACATCAACGTCCAGTACGAGCTGCAACAGCTCACCAGTGAGTTCCTCGCCAAGATCCGCCCGTAA
- a CDS encoding GTP-binding protein, producing the protein MPSPLAPAGRTARPPADTRPAVTVVSGFWRTATMAVARTLLAADPTLLIVRHDLDGVRDGSVHRIVRDGSGIVEDVRVELTLGCVSCTLREDVLPSLARLATDRPGRDIVLVLPEVIEPEAVAAACRHCRVGDTTIDDLVRFDSYVTVVAAEHLLDGLASTDDLVHLGIHAASDDHRALADVIARQIEYADTVVLWGESGGDSFDTHRLGVLLHRMAPWAVHLRAGDQPIIDASWLAARLRHTARHRPETPDVLTRGIEGYTLGVHEPVADCGVVSAVFRARRPLHPGRLQAAAGSLTAEALRSRGHIWLASQPDTVIGWESAGGGLGLRTLGPWLTAVPDAEWEQTTAQRRLAAAMEWDPYYGDRHQHLVFVGIDLDPAELHRRLVWCLLTDAELADGEAAWRTLPDPFAGC; encoded by the coding sequence ATGCCGTCACCGCTCGCTCCGGCCGGCCGTACCGCCCGGCCACCCGCCGACACCCGTCCTGCGGTGACCGTCGTCTCCGGCTTCTGGCGCACCGCCACGATGGCCGTCGCGCGGACCCTGCTCGCCGCCGACCCGACCCTGCTGATCGTCCGGCACGACCTCGACGGCGTACGAGACGGATCCGTGCACCGGATCGTCCGAGACGGCTCCGGGATCGTCGAGGACGTCCGAGTCGAGCTGACGCTCGGGTGCGTCTCCTGCACCCTGCGCGAGGACGTCCTGCCCAGTCTGGCCCGGCTCGCGACCGACCGGCCCGGCCGCGACATCGTGCTCGTCCTGCCCGAGGTCATCGAACCCGAGGCGGTCGCCGCCGCCTGCCGGCACTGCCGCGTCGGCGACACGACGATCGACGACCTCGTCCGGTTCGACTCGTACGTGACCGTCGTCGCCGCCGAACACCTGCTCGACGGCCTGGCCAGCACCGACGACCTGGTCCACCTCGGCATCCACGCCGCGTCGGACGACCACCGCGCGCTGGCCGACGTCATCGCCCGACAAATCGAATACGCCGACACGGTGGTGCTCTGGGGAGAGTCCGGCGGCGACTCCTTCGACACCCACCGACTCGGCGTCCTGCTGCACCGGATGGCCCCCTGGGCGGTCCACCTCCGCGCCGGCGACCAGCCGATCATCGACGCCAGTTGGCTCGCCGCCCGGCTGCGGCACACCGCCCGGCACCGCCCGGAAACCCCCGACGTACTGACCCGTGGGATCGAGGGCTACACCCTCGGCGTCCACGAGCCGGTGGCCGACTGCGGCGTCGTCTCGGCGGTGTTCCGGGCCCGGCGACCGCTGCACCCGGGCCGGCTGCAGGCCGCTGCGGGCAGCCTGACGGCGGAAGCACTGCGTTCCCGTGGCCACATCTGGTTGGCCAGCCAGCCGGACACCGTGATCGGCTGGGAAAGCGCCGGCGGCGGCCTCGGGCTGCGCACCCTCGGCCCGTGGCTGACCGCCGTGCCCGACGCCGAGTGGGAGCAGACCACCGCGCAGCGGCGGCTGGCCGCCGCGATGGAATGGGACCCCTACTACGGCGACCGGCACCAGCACCTGGTCTTCGTCGGCATCGACCTCGACCCCGCCGAGCTGCACCGACGACTCGTCTGGTGTCTGCTCACCGACGCGGAACTCGCCGACGGCGAAGCCGCCTGGCGGACCCTGCCGGACCCGTTCGCCGGCTGCTGA
- a CDS encoding winged helix-turn-helix domain-containing protein, producing MDPDVRLRLIGLLERLLHEIPAADPDPSGSVAVPLTALGDPVAPIDPATLFDDGVALRIYPESRTVALGLVEIDLTRREFDLLLCLASRPRQVFTREQLLDRVWGHRRSGPRSVDVHVRRLRGKLGDDLPVIRTIHGVGYRLDGAVPVAVLRVDDNESHYQGSAVRVPTM from the coding sequence ATGGACCCCGACGTACGACTCCGCCTCATCGGGCTGCTCGAGCGGTTGCTCCACGAGATTCCCGCCGCCGACCCCGATCCATCTGGGTCGGTCGCGGTGCCGCTCACCGCCCTGGGTGACCCCGTCGCCCCGATCGACCCGGCCACGCTGTTCGATGACGGCGTCGCACTGCGCATCTACCCGGAATCGCGGACGGTGGCGCTGGGACTGGTCGAGATCGACTTGACCCGGCGTGAGTTCGACCTCCTGCTCTGCCTGGCCAGCCGCCCCCGGCAGGTCTTCACCCGGGAGCAGTTGCTCGACCGGGTCTGGGGGCACCGGCGCAGCGGCCCGCGCAGCGTCGACGTGCACGTGCGGCGGCTGCGCGGCAAGCTCGGCGACGACCTGCCGGTGATCCGCACCATCCACGGGGTCGGCTACCGGCTGGACGGTGCCGTCCCGGTCGCGGTGCTACGCGTCGACGACAACGAGTCCCACTACCAGGGGAGCGCTGTTCGTGTTCCGACGATGTGA
- a CDS encoding adhesin → MLTMTENAVFVIREIAAQQQAPESAGLRIAADPTAGSLTLTLADQPDLGDQVVDSSGARVFLDPDAATLLQDKALDAAVDDDGGVQFGIAAKSG, encoded by the coding sequence ATGCTGACCATGACCGAGAACGCCGTGTTCGTGATCCGTGAGATCGCCGCCCAGCAGCAGGCGCCGGAGAGCGCCGGCCTGCGGATCGCGGCCGACCCGACCGCAGGCTCGCTCACGCTCACCCTTGCCGACCAGCCGGATCTCGGTGACCAGGTGGTCGACTCCTCCGGTGCCCGGGTCTTCCTCGACCCCGACGCCGCCACGCTGCTGCAGGACAAGGCCCTCGACGCGGCGGTCGACGACGACGGCGGCGTGCAGTTCGGCATCGCCGCCAAGTCCGGCTGA